The Anaerobacillus sp. CMMVII genome contains the following window.
TTATTGGTTTATTGGCACTGGTCATAAAAGCTTCATTGACGACAGGTTCATCGCTTGCGATTAGCGCCGTGATAATCTTTGGTGTCAGTATGACCTTGTTGTATGCAGCATCTGCAACGTATCATATGGTTATTGCTAAAGACCGACTCATCGCTTTTTTTAGAAGAGTGGATCATTCAATGATTTTTATTTTAATTGCTGGGTCTTATACACCATTTTGCTTAATCAGCTTAAATGGTTTGACTGGTTGGACATTTTTTGGGGTTGTTTATTTTCTCGCAGTGAGCGGAATTATATTTAAGATGGTTTGGTTTAATTGTCCGCGTTGGTTATCGACGGGAATTTATATTACGATGGGTTGGTTAGCAATTTTTATTTTTTCCCCATTAGTAGAAAGCTTAACGACGGTTGGGGTATCGCTATTATTTGCAGGTGGAATTTTCTACACGGTTGGTGGCATAATCTATGGTTTAAAACCGAAATTTTTAAGTTTTAAGTATATGGGGTTCCATGAGATTTTCCACATTTTCATTCTTCTTGGCAGCTTTGCTCATTTCTTCTGTGTCTATTTATACGTTTTGTAGTTGTTACAA
Protein-coding sequences here:
- a CDS encoding hemolysin III family protein; its protein translation is MNTYIREPINGLTHLAGAILSFIGLLALVIKASLTTGSSLAISAVIIFGVSMTLLYAASATYHMVIAKDRLIAFFRRVDHSMIFILIAGSYTPFCLISLNGLTGWTFFGVVYFLAVSGIIFKMVWFNCPRWLSTGIYITMGWLAIFIFSPLVESLTTVGVSLLFAGGIFYTVGGIIYGLKPKFLSFKYMGFHEIFHIFILLGSFAHFFCVYLYVL